In Motacilla alba alba isolate MOTALB_02 chromosome 2, Motacilla_alba_V1.0_pri, whole genome shotgun sequence, the DNA window GACCTCTTCTATCAGTAAATTGCCAGTTTTGGTAAAAGTACCCATGAGCCCTCTAGAATGAAATGCCACTGCTCTAGGCAAGTTTCAGGTAATTCCTGAGTTTTAGTCACTAGCCCCAAATTCATCAGAAATTCAGAACTGAAGGTTCTTCTGTCCTGTGGGAATCTCTAGAAAGCATCTAGTGTGAATTTGTGAGAATACTTCTGACTTTCTATCTCATTTTCACTTTTCCCTCGTTTTGTATTTCTACAAGCTGCTAGTTTAGAATCTGGGGTGTATTGTCAGATTTGCTTTTTTAAGTGTATGGTTTTTGAAACCTTGAAAACTTCAGTTTGCATGGTCTAGTGCATTCTATGCAGTGCAACATAATAAGCAGTTATCTATCTCATTGCTTTGTAGGTGGCCTTGATAATGTAGAATATTACGATATCAAGATGAATGAATGGAAGATGGTGTCTCCAATGCCATGGAAAGGTGTAACAGTGAAGTGTGCTGCCGTGGGATCTATAGTCTATGTCCTGGCTGGTTTTCAGGGTGTTGGTCGCTTAGGGCACATTCTTGAATATAACACTGAAACAGACAAGTGGATAGCCAACTCCAAAGTCCGTGCTTTCCCAGTGACGAGTTGTTTAATCTGTGTTGTAGACACTTGTGGGGCAAATGAAGAAACTCTCGAGATCTGAAGACTGTAGGATATGCTGAGGCATTCTTCAAGGACTTGGGAGAAGATGGTTATTGGTGCTTTGCTTCCATGTTTTACTGAATCGTGTTAAATTTagtaacagggaaaaaaatgagatgcAGTCTTTTAATTTGTATATACAGCATATTGTATAATGTGGATTTTGTCATGCCcattttcttgtctgttttAAAGAGATGGGGATGTGTTTTGAGAATCCACTTACCAAGGTGATATCACATGGCATCTTCCTTTAAAAGAACTGTAGGTGTGGCCTTGTCAAACAGAGACCCAATCCAAATATTTAGAATGCCTCTAAAGCatttgataaagaaaaaaattctggttaAATGACATTTTACCAAGATCAGTTGCAGAGACACTTCCTTTAATGAAGGTGAGTAAATACAGCTTGACTCATGAGAAAGAGGAACAACAacaattttttctccttcatacCTACCTGCAGAAATCTTACTGGGATgaaatgaagatattttctcAGGAAAGACCAAGGACTGCTGTCTAATAAAGATTCCCAGTGTTTCAACAGCTCTCTAGATCATGATAGCTGCCCTCTTCCAGTGAGTTTCTTCCATCATTTGCATGACTGCTTATTAGTTTTTTAAGGTTAGAGAGGCCGTACATAAAAATTAGAGAAACACTTTGATGGTCTCTTTGGCATTTTGTGGAGCCTTCACAGAAAGactttttgattttattttttttaattacactgAGGTAGGGAATGGTGGGGCAAGTAAACGACAATTGTGCACTATAATTAGCAAGTTGGCAACTTGGAAAGAATTTTCAACCTATCTTCCCAGGCATCAGACTGTACATACTGTAGATGCCAAACCATTAGCAAACATGGGAACAGGAATGAGAAACGCAAAGTCAATACAACAGATATattgattttcttcttgaaaatgactgtttttaaaatggcatGAACCAAGTCATTAAAGATACTTTACAGAAGTCTTCAGAAGTTGCGCATGGTTATTCATCTCTGGTTTAGAagcacagagttctgtaaatgCTTCCAGCCCACATGATGGTAAATTTCTTCACGCAGCCTCAAAGTCCAGCTCTCAAGCTCCGGGTGTCATCAACATTGTGTGCTTCTTCCCAGTTCTGGAAAAATATACAAATGACATCTGTCCTGCTCCCGTGCTAGTTTATTTGTAGCTGCATCATAGTTTTGTCACCTTTCTTCTAACTTGCTGATTTTTTCAGGTCTGTTTCTATGAGACTAGTGAGTTAACTTCAAAATTTGGTGCttgcctgcctctgccttgcTCTTGCTGTGGATGTTTATTCTGTTTTAGTTCTGAAGTTCCTCCAGCTTCTCCTAAGTAAATCCAGGTTTTTCAAAGTCAGTGCTTCTTTGTAGACTTACTCCTCGTTTCCTTCCTCATCCTGACAACTCTGCCTGTACAGACAGGACTAGATGCACTCACGGCCTCCATTGTGGTTCCTGCAACTCCCTTCTTTATTCAGCAGTAAGTGAAGGTCGTGcgactttttttgttttcccttgccTTTTCACTTCTCCTGGCCACCAAACGTGTTCCGGGTGTCTCCACTCCTTGATTCCGAGCTACTGGAATTCTGGAGGGAACCGTGTCCTTTTTAGACTGGACAGGCTCTTTTATCTGTTTGGCATCCGCTTTTAAACTCGCGGCCCCCGTTGTCCCCAGGGGTGAATAGTCGCCGGCACGCCTGGGCGGCGGCAGCGCGAGTCGGACGCGCTCGTCCTTCGGCCCTgcggggcccggggcggggcCTCTCCGCACCCCCGGCCCTCCGtgccgcggcggggcgggcgggaggcacgcgggggctgcgggcggctCCCGCgcctgccccgctgcccgccccggGCGCTCCGTGCGGCCGCTGCCGGCGGGAGCTCCGCAGCAGAGCGGGCCGGGCGGGTCTCGGCTGGGGCTGTCGGCGGCAGCCTCTGGTTCGCGCTCGCAGGATTGTGCTCTGGCGAAAGGACTGCGGGATGGGCCACGGGGCCGTGGGAAACCTGCTCGGGcatctctgctgccaggagctgcgTGCAGCAGCTGCGTGTTGTTTCCATTCTCACCGGCTTCGGTGTTGGGCAGCTTTGGAAGGCGAGGGACTTAACGGAGAGCCGAAGGCTGCCGTTGCCTGTCTTTATTCCCGCTCAAAGAGCCGGCGTTTGCCAATTCATCTGGGGCGTTTACATCTCTGGAGTTCTTTAATGAATCTTTCGTGTCTCCGACTGTAACTGTTTCAGGACAAGACAATGTACTAAGGCTCCTGTTTTTGTAACTATGGAGGGTGGTTAGAAGTATTAATCTGTTTTCTTGAAAGTTTTTGATTTCTCCTGTCCTTGCAGGCTTTTCAGATGTCTTCTTTCAGAGGAACTGTATCTGAAGTACTATGGCAGCAAACGGTATAATTGGGAAATGTGTAAGCAGTTTAAAAATGATGACTCATGGGGACAGTCTTTAGGATAAGACTTGTTACCAGTCTTCAGGTGGCAACTCTTGACTTATTTATCTCCCAACTCTAGGAGATGAACAGAATGCCAAAATATCCTTCAATTCCTGTACATCAAAGAGAATGCCAAAATAGCAGCTGGTCCATATGGTCTACCCTACCATGATCTTTTTGCCTGAGATCTCTGGCTCAGGATGTCTGATCTGATATTGCTCTTTATGTAAAGACATAAAAATTTGATATAAGGGCAACAGTAGGAGTATTTAAAGGAATCTTatattaattacaaaaaattcATCTTGAAgtggaaggaaagcaaaattccTCTGTTGGATTAGTGAAGTTTCTTTTCGAAttctaaataaatatctttGTTTGGTTCAATTGACagaccacttttttttttccttctttattttaaagtctgccccaataataaaaatatgcccttttttctctctctcttttcagaCAGATGCTGTTGAACTCTTAGCAGAACAATGGAAAAATTGGCTGATTCAGTTGAAAGCTTTAAATGCATcaacaaaagcagctttggtAAGTGTTCAAAAATGGCAGCGTATGTGTTCctgatgtaattttttaatgaagtaatttaCACAAATGTTTATTATAGCTAAAAAGATTTCTGAGTTGTAACAACTGTGATGTGCCAGCTGGGCATATTCTCTGGACTCCTGAAATCAGTGAATTCCAGGTGCTATTACAAACCCCTTCAGTTAACTGAGGAAAAATGTGCATAGGGATGGTTCCAGGTtagcaaggcagcagctggatcCCAGCTTTGGAATACTCTCATTGCAAGCCACATGAAAACAACCAGAGCTTCAGTTTGGGATCTGGTTGTGTACACGACCAGGAAGAGGCCAATCCCCaccacacctttttttttgccacgTGCTGATGTTGACTTTTCCAAGAGAAGATCAGCAGGCTGCACCAGAATTCCCCTCCAGGACACCTTAGGATAAATGGAGCATTTGGCCAATGTCAGAATTGAGGGATAGGTGGGAGAGAAGCCTTTGGATACCCTTTGAAGATGGAAAGAGTCATTGGTGCTGGGAAGGTGACAAACACTTGTGAATGGAGATGGTTTTGCAGAAGCAAATGCCTGAGTTCAAGCCCATATGAACTATCCAGGGAGACAGAGGAAGTGGCTCTCTTTGCATGCAGGTTGCTTGAAGTGCAGGGAAGGTTGAGGGATGTGATCCCAGCCCTTGGTCTGTTCAGTGCTGAAGGTGGACAAGCAGGATTTGGGCTTTACCACAGGAGAGGGTCATGGACACAGATGTGCTGAGGACAGAGACCAGAGTAAGTCAAAGCTGTGCCCTAAATGCAGTCacggagcagagcctggaattGTAAGAGGTGAGAATGAGAGCTCCCAGAGGGGATCAGGTCAGTGACTGACAGGCAAAGATCAATCCATTGTAACAgatctgcatttctgcagggtTTTGCAGAGCAGAGCGTGTATGGCCTTGGAGCACGTAAAGCACTGCAGGAACAGGCAGTTGTGAGGAGTGATCACTGTCCAGCATGGTCTGAGCTGGGTTCAGTAGGactgggcagctctgcttttgtttcagcTATTTACTGAGAGACAGTTCCCTGTTTTGGAATCTAGTTTTCATGTATGTCTCTGGAATTTTTTCAGCTCTCTGCTTTCAAGACCACGGGCACTCAAGCAGCACCTGCCTTTGGAATGGGAGGACAGCAAACCTCAGGCTTTGGGCTGTCAAGTAAGTTCCTGTTCTAAGAGCCAAAACATGTACACATTTTCTGTAGTTTGCTACTGCATCTTTGAAATACAGCAGTGGTTTAGTATCCCTGGGGAGCCAATTCTAAAATTTTTTGTCAATTCTCTACTTGCAGGCTTTCCtgtaagcagcagcagcagcagtaccAGTGCAAGCAGTTTCTCCTTTAaagccagctccagcctcatCAGTTCAACATCatctgggagcagccctgctgctgggagctcttctgctgctgcaaatccCCCTGCATTTGGGACAGCATCCTCTCCCAGCACACCCCAATCCCTTGGCTTTGGCAGCCCGGCCACTCCATCCGCAGCCTCCTTCTCCTTCAAAGCAGCTGCCCCGGCTGGTGGCTTTGGGACTTCTGGCTTCTCAGGCTTTGGCAGTGCTTCTGCTGTGAACTCTGCAAGCACCACTCCAGCAGCCTTTGGAGCCTTTGGTGCCACCGTAGCCCCTTCTGGCTCGCCTTCCAGCGGTGCTTTATTTGGACAGAGCGCCAGTGCCTCTGGGCATCCTGTCACCTCAGcatctgctgcagccaccaactccagccctgcctcagaGAAGTTATTCACACCCAAGAGCGAACTGTCAGCTGAAGAGTGGCAACAGTTTGAAGCAAAGGAGTTCACAATTGGAAAGATTCCTCTTAAGCCACCACCATTAGAACTTTTAAATGCTTTCGACCTTTTGAGTTTACTCTGAAAtgttgttaatttttattttttttctcaattctCTTCTGCAGAAACAAATGCGCAAATATAAACTTTTGAACCTTATTTTGGGATGGACTTATTACATCTGAAAGATAAACTGTTGAAACTAAAATTGAACCTTTTCTTCTGTATGCTGTCCTGTGAAATTCTGTACAAAGACTATATGAAAAATATGGTGTCAAAAGAAAGAATGTTTCAGTCAGGTATTTAAAACCTACTCTTGTATCAATGTATTATCTCCAAATGTACACTCCATGGGATGTAGGACTGGccacaaaagcttttttccccattgccCCAACAATTGGTGTTGTAAATTTATTGGTGCGCCCTCACTGATAGTTATTACTGAATGTGTGCCTTCACTGTCTATCAAAGATCTGTTTTATACCCCAGCTTTACTGAAACTAGATCATCTGTGAGGGATGCCTCCATAATTTCCTCCAGTCCCCTTCACTCATTATCAAAATCCTCCAACATCCTAATGTTTACATCTTTATGTTGACCCTTCCTGTCCACAAATGGCATATGGATTCAGGTCAAAAGGAGGGGCTGTTTCAGAGCCCACAACCTATGCCTATCCTTTTGCCTTCTCTAATACCATTCTCTTCTCATCCATATTAAAAAGGGGTTCAATATAGCCTACATATCCCACCAATAGGGTTATGAGTCAGCATGATAGTTTCCAAAAGCTGATACATTCCTTCAGGATTCTCTCATTACGAACCAACAGATCATTTCCAAttcaaaaaatcaaaagtagTACAAGGAACatgtccacaaaaaaaaaaaaaattggctgaTGCTCTGCCTTCACTGCTTGTCTGTGCTCTATATTTTGAGCTGTATCCTCTTTATCCATCTCCATCCTGCTGTTTTAGGGGTGTGGAATGATGGGAACTAACATTTGCACATAAAACATCATCCCATTTTCCAACATCCACTGTAAAATAATACTAATCTGCAATGACACATTTTCCTCATACTCCAATTTATAAAGTGGCCACTAGTGCTGACAATATCTCTTCATTTTATCTTTAGTGACTGGATGTCCCCTAAACACATTCCAGTTTTTTGGGATGCATCCTAGACAGCTATGGGGAAGAATTGTGGATTGGTGTGTTCCCatgatttaatttaataacaTTCAAGTTATGCAATTCCTTTACCCTTAGGTCCTGACCTTCAGTAGCTACAGGACCCTAGTCCCCCTAACTGGTTACACTGCTAAACATACACCATTTGAAAGAGGAACACTGGTGCACCTACCAGTCTAAGAATTCTGTTCCCCTTTTTGCACTCACTTGAGTCTCTCTGCAGCATTGCACCTTTGAGTTGCTCACCGCCTTGAGACTGGAGAGGATTTGAAGGAGTCCGCAATCAATCAGTTGGTCAGTACACGCGGCAGTCTGTCTCATCCAATTCTCCATTGCCAGAGGAAGCAAGATGGTCCAGTCAAGGCTTTTGGCCATCCCACCTGGATACCCAGAACTCCCAAATATGGATTCTATTGGGTGCAAGAAGCAGATTCACACACAGAGTtcatagaatatcctgacttggaagagacccacaaggatcatcaaagtccaactcctggccttgcacaggaccatccccaagagtcacaccatgtgcctgaacTCTGTCACATTGGTGCTGTGACGATTTCCCTGGGGAGCTTTCTCCAGTGCCCAACCagcctctgggtgaagaacctttttctaatacccaacctaaacctgccctaacacaacttcaggccattccctcaggtcctgccACTGGTCAGTGGTGAGGAAAGATCAGTACCTGCCCCTCTACTTCCTGAGAAGTTGTAGACTGCAACTCGGTTtcatctcctccaggctgaacagaccaagtgtcctcagctgctcctcatacggtttcccctcaaggcccttctTGATCTTCACTGGCCgcctttggatgctctctacCAGCTTTATATCCTTCTTATACTGAGGTGCTCAAAACTGCCCCCAGGAGTTGAGAAGAAGCCACCCCAGTACAGAGCCGAGCAGGACAATCCCTCTCTTGCCTGGCTGGGGATGCTGCGCCTGATGCACAGGGATCTTTGTTACATGGCTGTGCACATGGGTGCTGGGTAGTGAATCCCTAAATGAAGCACAGCCTCTGTGTGCCAGCCAGCCACCTTTATACACTTCAGACAGCAACAGCTCAACATCTCCAAGCTATACTGTACCTACAGTGAGAGAACtagaggaaatggcctcaacCTGAGACAGGGAGATTCAGGtcagatattagaaaaaagtttttcactgtTAGcgtggtcaggcattggaataggttgcccagggaagtggtggagtcactgttgTGATATGTGATACAATTTTTGTAAGAAAGGATGTTGGTTAATGCTTGATCTTTATATACTTTCAAGCCTAATCAACAGAAAAGGAGATTCCCTGAGACAGATAGCAGCTGGCAAGCTCTAAATTATGCTCATGtgttagaaaagcaaattacTTGTAGGTGGAATTGCCTTGTTAGGGTGCAGGGCTGGACATGCTTCAGTGATCTCAGACCTGGGTGAGGTTAACAAAGCCTGGGAAGAAGGAGTTACCACTGATAGTGGACACAAAGAACGCAGAATTTACACACCACAAGAATATTTGTCAGAACCCCCaagataaggaagaaaataataaaaacaactcAGCAACTGTGCTGAAACCAGCACTGACTGGGTAAAAGGTAATTCCAGCAGGGGAATCTGTGACCAGCAGCTCATGGACCGCCAACCCAAGACACCCATGGGCCCACAAAGACAGAAAGACTAAGCATGCAGCCTAATTGACATGAGAAGTGAGAGAATAATTAACCAATAGAAGATAGAATATGAATTAGTAAGAGAGCTGTGTAACTTGTAGCCAACGAATGCTAATTcctttgtttgctaaaatgtaTAAATGGAAAAAGTTTTGATAGTTGTTGTGCCTGATTTGTGGAACACCATCTAGCACCTGGGCTTGCGCAACTGTGAAATAAACAGTCTTTCAAATGTGTAATTATTGGCTTATCGCTGGGTAGTTAATCCAATTTTTGCGAACAACATCACCATCCCTAGGG includes these proteins:
- the LOC119696933 gene encoding nucleoporin NUP42-like; the encoded protein is MDTDVLRTETRLSAFKTTGTQAAPAFGMGGQQTSGFGLSSFPVSSSSSSTSASSFSFKASSSLISSTSSGSSPAAGSSSAAANPPAFGTASSPSTPQSLGFGSPATPSAASFSFKAAAPAGGFGTSGFSGFGSASAVNSASTTPAAFGAFGATVAPSGSPSSGALFGQSASASGHPVTSASAAATNSSPASEKLFTPKSELSAEEWQQFEAKEFTIGKIPLKPPPLELLNAFDLLSLL